A single window of Triplophysa rosa linkage group LG20, Trosa_1v2, whole genome shotgun sequence DNA harbors:
- the rpgrb gene encoding retinitis pigmentosa GTPase regulator b isoform X5 — protein sequence MFGSNNWGQLGLGTKTTVNKPTCVKDLKSERVKIVACGRTHTLVYTSHGNLYASGGNNEGQLGLGDCEDRTSFHLVDFFSKHEPIKMLAAGSNISAALTHDGRLYMWGDNSEGQIGLGKESNALTPREVVGKQVSWVSCGYYHSAFVTVDGALFTFGERDSGKLGLTTEKLANHRVPQQVTGISDRVVQVACGGGHTVAFTEHELYSFGLGQFGQLGHGTFIFESRLPRVVEHFRRGRVKHVECGENHTAVITDSDLLYTFGDGRHGKLGLGEENFTNQFIPTLCPRFLNYFIKAVACGGCHMLVLARPRDEGSENVILEEDDVTEDYFEKSNTELMVDTHSQTTLNRSLSARVRRRERERSPDQFGQMFRTLPNLNGNQLNTSIPAPSQTWHGKISHNGLQIPGKRERLLDNSADDNESVKDLGETTDLLNLTHVMKMDPCDNSLTLSPMQKKKVKVVKVHGKEMGKPREDSTPYDKRAELTHHKALPTELLRSSSGSSVVGNSPHRSRKGLGHGKENVLNALEDRKPPGRSKTRIGIPSLNDISRSESKPHLIKHTTDQRQIESREDKSDAKRLNGKAQNKPQLLEEKRSMVVGERKDATQKSNQDYSGITNSKGRLLEVGSHSQKVKRKEKDVEMKPMVAEHHLEQSTSENQVPTGLLSPNSREPEG from the exons ATGTTTGGCAGCAATAACTGGGGACAGCTGGGCCTTGGAACAAAGACCACTGTCAATAAACCCACTTGTGTGAAAG ATCTTAAATCAGAGAGGGTGaagattgtggcctgtggaagaACTCACACGCTTGTTTACACCT CCCATGGTAACCTGTACGCCTCTGGGGGGAATAATGAAGGACAGCTCGGCCTCGGTGACTGTGAAGACAGAACCTCCTTCCACCTGGTGGACTTCTTTAGCAAACATGAACCAATCAAAATGCTCGCTGCTGGTTCCAATATATCTGCTGCTCTCACAC ATGACGGCAGGCTCTATATGTGGGGCGATAACTCTGAGGGTCAGATTGGACTGGGAAAGGAGAGCAATGCGTTGACCCCTCGCGAGGTAGTGGGGAAACAAGTGTCCTGGGTTTCTTGTGGATATTATCATTCTGCTTTTGTCACCG TGGATGGGGCCTTGTTTACATTCGGAGAAAGGGACAGTGGGAAGCTGGGCTTGACTACAGAGAAGCTAGCCAATCACAGAGTGCCTCAACAGGTGACGGGCATCTCTGATAGGGTGGTTCAGGTGGCATGTGGAGGAGGTCACACGGTGGCATTTACAG AGCACGAGTTGTATTCGTTCGGACTGGGTCAGTTTGGCCAACTCGGTCACGGCACATTCATATTTGAGTCGAGGTTACCAAGAGTGGTGGAGCATTTTAGGAGGGGCAGAGTTAAACATGTGGAGTGTGGAGAGAATCACACAGCAGTTATAACTG ACAGTGACCTTCTTTACACATTCGGTGATGGACGCCATGGAAAACTTGGACTTGGAGAAGAGAACTTTACCAACCAGTTTATACCAACCCTGTGTCCAAGATTCCTGAACTACTTCATAAAGGCT GTTGCATGTGGTGGATGTCACATGCTTGTGTTGGCCAGGCCCAGGGATGAAGGCTCAGAAAATGTGATCCTGGAAGAGGACGATGTCACAGAAGACTACTTTGAGAAGTCAAACACAGAGCTAATGGTTGACACGCACAGTCAGACCACCCTAAATAGGAGTCTGTCTGCTAGGGTTAGGCGCAGAGAACGG GAACGTTCACCAGATCAGTTTGGACAGATGTTCCGAACTCTTCCAAACCTAAATGGCAATCAGCTGAACACATCTATACCTGCACCCAGCCAAACCTGGCACGGAAAGATCTCTCACAACGGCCTTCAGA TTCCTGGTAAGAGAGAGAGGTTACTCGATAACAGTGCAGACGATAATGAAAGTGTGAAAGATCTTGGAGAAACCACTGACTTGTTAAACCTG ACTCATGTAATGAAGATGGACCCCTGTGATAACAGCCTCACGTTGTCTCCAATGCAGAAG AAGAAGGTTAAGGTTGTGAAAGTGCATGGTAAGGAGATGGGAAAGCCAAGAGAAGACTCCACGCCTTATGACAAGAGGGCGGAGCTTACCCATCACAAAGCCCTCCCTACAGAGTTGCTTAGAAGCTCAAGTGGTAGCTCAGTAGTCGGGAACAGTCCTCACAGAAGCCGGAAAGGTTTGGGGCACGGCAAGGAGAATGTACTTAATGCTTTGGAGGACAGAAAACCACCTGGGCGAAGTAAGACAAGAATAGGTATTCCAAGTTTGAATGACATCAGCAGATCTGAATCCAAACCCCACCTCATCAAACACACTACAGATCAAAGACAAATAGAGTCGAGGGAAGATAAATCAGATGCTAAACGGTTAAATGGGAAAGCTCAGAATAAACCACAACTGCTTGAGGAGAAACGTTCAATGGTAGTTGGTGAAAGAAAGGATGCCACTCAAAAGTCAAACCAGGATTATTCTGGAATAACAAATTCCAAAGGACGTCTGCTGGAGGTCGGAAGTCATTCTCAAAAGgttaaaaggaaagaaaaagatgTGGAAATGAAACCAATGGTTGCTGAACATCATCTCGAACAGTCTACAAGTGAGAACCAAGTCCCCACAG
- the rpgrb gene encoding retinitis pigmentosa GTPase regulator b isoform X4: protein MAGETEDEIPENGKLFMFGSNNWGQLGLGTKTTVNKPTCVKDLKSERVKIVACGRTHTLVYTSHGNLYASGGNNEGQLGLGDCEDRTSFHLVDFFSKHEPIKMLAAGSNISAALTHDGRLYMWGDNSEGQIGLGKESNALTPREVVGKQVSWVSCGYYHSAFVTVDGALFTFGERDSGKLGLTTEKLANHRVPQQVTGISDRVVQVACGGGHTVAFTEHELYSFGLGQFGQLGHGTFIFESRLPRVVEHFRRGRVKHVECGENHTAVITDSDLLYTFGDGRHGKLGLGEENFTNQFIPTLCPRFLNYFIKAVACGGCHMLVLARPRDEGSENVILEEDDVTEDYFEKSNTELMVDTHSQTTLNRSLSARVRRRERERSPDQFGQMFRTLPNLNGNQLNTSIPAPSQTWHGKISHNGLQIPGKRERLLDNSADDNESVKDLGETTDLLNLTHVMKMDPCDNSLTLSPMQKKKVKVVKVHGKEMGKPREDSTPYDKRAELTHHKALPTELLRSSSGSSVVGNSPHRSRKGLGHGKENVLNALEDRKPPGRSKTRIGIPSLNDISRSESKPHLIKHTTDQRQIESREDKSDAKRLNGKAQNKPQLLEEKRSMVVGERKDATQKSNQDYSGITNSKGRLLEVGSHSQKVKRKEKDVEMKPMVAEHHLEQSTSENQVPTGLLSPNSREPEG from the exons ATGGCAGGAGAGACTGAAGATGAGATCCCCG AAAATGGAAAGCTGTTTATGTTTGGCAGCAATAACTGGGGACAGCTGGGCCTTGGAACAAAGACCACTGTCAATAAACCCACTTGTGTGAAAG ATCTTAAATCAGAGAGGGTGaagattgtggcctgtggaagaACTCACACGCTTGTTTACACCT CCCATGGTAACCTGTACGCCTCTGGGGGGAATAATGAAGGACAGCTCGGCCTCGGTGACTGTGAAGACAGAACCTCCTTCCACCTGGTGGACTTCTTTAGCAAACATGAACCAATCAAAATGCTCGCTGCTGGTTCCAATATATCTGCTGCTCTCACAC ATGACGGCAGGCTCTATATGTGGGGCGATAACTCTGAGGGTCAGATTGGACTGGGAAAGGAGAGCAATGCGTTGACCCCTCGCGAGGTAGTGGGGAAACAAGTGTCCTGGGTTTCTTGTGGATATTATCATTCTGCTTTTGTCACCG TGGATGGGGCCTTGTTTACATTCGGAGAAAGGGACAGTGGGAAGCTGGGCTTGACTACAGAGAAGCTAGCCAATCACAGAGTGCCTCAACAGGTGACGGGCATCTCTGATAGGGTGGTTCAGGTGGCATGTGGAGGAGGTCACACGGTGGCATTTACAG AGCACGAGTTGTATTCGTTCGGACTGGGTCAGTTTGGCCAACTCGGTCACGGCACATTCATATTTGAGTCGAGGTTACCAAGAGTGGTGGAGCATTTTAGGAGGGGCAGAGTTAAACATGTGGAGTGTGGAGAGAATCACACAGCAGTTATAACTG ACAGTGACCTTCTTTACACATTCGGTGATGGACGCCATGGAAAACTTGGACTTGGAGAAGAGAACTTTACCAACCAGTTTATACCAACCCTGTGTCCAAGATTCCTGAACTACTTCATAAAGGCT GTTGCATGTGGTGGATGTCACATGCTTGTGTTGGCCAGGCCCAGGGATGAAGGCTCAGAAAATGTGATCCTGGAAGAGGACGATGTCACAGAAGACTACTTTGAGAAGTCAAACACAGAGCTAATGGTTGACACGCACAGTCAGACCACCCTAAATAGGAGTCTGTCTGCTAGGGTTAGGCGCAGAGAACGG GAACGTTCACCAGATCAGTTTGGACAGATGTTCCGAACTCTTCCAAACCTAAATGGCAATCAGCTGAACACATCTATACCTGCACCCAGCCAAACCTGGCACGGAAAGATCTCTCACAACGGCCTTCAGA TTCCTGGTAAGAGAGAGAGGTTACTCGATAACAGTGCAGACGATAATGAAAGTGTGAAAGATCTTGGAGAAACCACTGACTTGTTAAACCTG ACTCATGTAATGAAGATGGACCCCTGTGATAACAGCCTCACGTTGTCTCCAATGCAGAAG AAGAAGGTTAAGGTTGTGAAAGTGCATGGTAAGGAGATGGGAAAGCCAAGAGAAGACTCCACGCCTTATGACAAGAGGGCGGAGCTTACCCATCACAAAGCCCTCCCTACAGAGTTGCTTAGAAGCTCAAGTGGTAGCTCAGTAGTCGGGAACAGTCCTCACAGAAGCCGGAAAGGTTTGGGGCACGGCAAGGAGAATGTACTTAATGCTTTGGAGGACAGAAAACCACCTGGGCGAAGTAAGACAAGAATAGGTATTCCAAGTTTGAATGACATCAGCAGATCTGAATCCAAACCCCACCTCATCAAACACACTACAGATCAAAGACAAATAGAGTCGAGGGAAGATAAATCAGATGCTAAACGGTTAAATGGGAAAGCTCAGAATAAACCACAACTGCTTGAGGAGAAACGTTCAATGGTAGTTGGTGAAAGAAAGGATGCCACTCAAAAGTCAAACCAGGATTATTCTGGAATAACAAATTCCAAAGGACGTCTGCTGGAGGTCGGAAGTCATTCTCAAAAGgttaaaaggaaagaaaaagatgTGGAAATGAAACCAATGGTTGCTGAACATCATCTCGAACAGTCTACAAGTGAGAACCAAGTCCCCACAG
- the rpgrb gene encoding retinitis pigmentosa GTPase regulator b isoform X3 — MAGETEDEIPETGAVFTFGKSKFADNAASKFWLKNDIPLKISCGDEHTALVTENGKLFMFGSNNWGQLGLGTKTTVNKPTCVKAHGNLYASGGNNEGQLGLGDCEDRTSFHLVDFFSKHEPIKMLAAGSNISAALTHDGRLYMWGDNSEGQIGLGKESNALTPREVVGKQVSWVSCGYYHSAFVTVDGALFTFGERDSGKLGLTTEKLANHRVPQQVTGISDRVVQVACGGGHTVAFTEHELYSFGLGQFGQLGHGTFIFESRLPRVVEHFRRGRVKHVECGENHTAVITDSDLLYTFGDGRHGKLGLGEENFTNQFIPTLCPRFLNYFIKAVACGGCHMLVLARPRDEGSENVILEEDDVTEDYFEKSNTELMVDTHSQTTLNRSLSARVRRRERERSPDQFGQMFRTLPNLNGNQLNTSIPAPSQTWHGKISHNGLQIPGKRERLLDNSADDNESVKDLGETTDLLNLTHVMKMDPCDNSLTLSPMQKKKVKVVKVHGKEMGKPREDSTPYDKRAELTHHKALPTELLRSSSGSSVVGNSPHRSRKGLGHGKENVLNALEDRKPPGRSKTRIGIPSLNDISRSESKPHLIKHTTDQRQIESREDKSDAKRLNGKAQNKPQLLEEKRSMVVGERKDATQKSNQDYSGITNSKGRLLEVGSHSQKVKRKEKDVEMKPMVAEHHLEQSTSENQVPTGLLSPNSREPEG; from the exons ATGGCAGGAGAGACTGAAGATGAGATCCCCG AAACTGGTGCTGTTTTTACTTTTGGAAAGAGTAAGTTTGCAGATAATGCAGCCAGCAAATTCTGGTTAAAAAATGACATACCTTTGAAAATATCCTGTGGAGATGAACATACAGCGCTGGTAACAG AAAATGGAAAGCTGTTTATGTTTGGCAGCAATAACTGGGGACAGCTGGGCCTTGGAACAAAGACCACTGTCAATAAACCCACTTGTGTGAAAG CCCATGGTAACCTGTACGCCTCTGGGGGGAATAATGAAGGACAGCTCGGCCTCGGTGACTGTGAAGACAGAACCTCCTTCCACCTGGTGGACTTCTTTAGCAAACATGAACCAATCAAAATGCTCGCTGCTGGTTCCAATATATCTGCTGCTCTCACAC ATGACGGCAGGCTCTATATGTGGGGCGATAACTCTGAGGGTCAGATTGGACTGGGAAAGGAGAGCAATGCGTTGACCCCTCGCGAGGTAGTGGGGAAACAAGTGTCCTGGGTTTCTTGTGGATATTATCATTCTGCTTTTGTCACCG TGGATGGGGCCTTGTTTACATTCGGAGAAAGGGACAGTGGGAAGCTGGGCTTGACTACAGAGAAGCTAGCCAATCACAGAGTGCCTCAACAGGTGACGGGCATCTCTGATAGGGTGGTTCAGGTGGCATGTGGAGGAGGTCACACGGTGGCATTTACAG AGCACGAGTTGTATTCGTTCGGACTGGGTCAGTTTGGCCAACTCGGTCACGGCACATTCATATTTGAGTCGAGGTTACCAAGAGTGGTGGAGCATTTTAGGAGGGGCAGAGTTAAACATGTGGAGTGTGGAGAGAATCACACAGCAGTTATAACTG ACAGTGACCTTCTTTACACATTCGGTGATGGACGCCATGGAAAACTTGGACTTGGAGAAGAGAACTTTACCAACCAGTTTATACCAACCCTGTGTCCAAGATTCCTGAACTACTTCATAAAGGCT GTTGCATGTGGTGGATGTCACATGCTTGTGTTGGCCAGGCCCAGGGATGAAGGCTCAGAAAATGTGATCCTGGAAGAGGACGATGTCACAGAAGACTACTTTGAGAAGTCAAACACAGAGCTAATGGTTGACACGCACAGTCAGACCACCCTAAATAGGAGTCTGTCTGCTAGGGTTAGGCGCAGAGAACGG GAACGTTCACCAGATCAGTTTGGACAGATGTTCCGAACTCTTCCAAACCTAAATGGCAATCAGCTGAACACATCTATACCTGCACCCAGCCAAACCTGGCACGGAAAGATCTCTCACAACGGCCTTCAGA TTCCTGGTAAGAGAGAGAGGTTACTCGATAACAGTGCAGACGATAATGAAAGTGTGAAAGATCTTGGAGAAACCACTGACTTGTTAAACCTG ACTCATGTAATGAAGATGGACCCCTGTGATAACAGCCTCACGTTGTCTCCAATGCAGAAG AAGAAGGTTAAGGTTGTGAAAGTGCATGGTAAGGAGATGGGAAAGCCAAGAGAAGACTCCACGCCTTATGACAAGAGGGCGGAGCTTACCCATCACAAAGCCCTCCCTACAGAGTTGCTTAGAAGCTCAAGTGGTAGCTCAGTAGTCGGGAACAGTCCTCACAGAAGCCGGAAAGGTTTGGGGCACGGCAAGGAGAATGTACTTAATGCTTTGGAGGACAGAAAACCACCTGGGCGAAGTAAGACAAGAATAGGTATTCCAAGTTTGAATGACATCAGCAGATCTGAATCCAAACCCCACCTCATCAAACACACTACAGATCAAAGACAAATAGAGTCGAGGGAAGATAAATCAGATGCTAAACGGTTAAATGGGAAAGCTCAGAATAAACCACAACTGCTTGAGGAGAAACGTTCAATGGTAGTTGGTGAAAGAAAGGATGCCACTCAAAAGTCAAACCAGGATTATTCTGGAATAACAAATTCCAAAGGACGTCTGCTGGAGGTCGGAAGTCATTCTCAAAAGgttaaaaggaaagaaaaagatgTGGAAATGAAACCAATGGTTGCTGAACATCATCTCGAACAGTCTACAAGTGAGAACCAAGTCCCCACAG
- the rpgrb gene encoding retinitis pigmentosa GTPase regulator b isoform X1, which translates to MAGETEDEIPETGAVFTFGKSKFADNAASKFWLKNDIPLKISCGDEHTALVTENGKLFMFGSNNWGQLGLGTKTTVNKPTCVKDLKSERVKIVACGRTHTLVYTSHGNLYASGGNNEGQLGLGDCEDRTSFHLVDFFSKHEPIKMLAAGSNISAALTHDGRLYMWGDNSEGQIGLGKESNALTPREVVGKQVSWVSCGYYHSAFVTVDGALFTFGERDSGKLGLTTEKLANHRVPQQVTGISDRVVQVACGGGHTVAFTEHELYSFGLGQFGQLGHGTFIFESRLPRVVEHFRRGRVKHVECGENHTAVITDSDLLYTFGDGRHGKLGLGEENFTNQFIPTLCPRFLNYFIKAVACGGCHMLVLARPRDEGSENVILEEDDVTEDYFEKSNTELMVDTHSQTTLNRSLSARVRRRERERSPDQFGQMFRTLPNLNGNQLNTSIPAPSQTWHGKISHNGLQIPGKRERLLDNSADDNESVKDLGETTDLLNLTHVMKMDPCDNSLTLSPMQKKKVKVVKVHGKEMGKPREDSTPYDKRAELTHHKALPTELLRSSSGSSVVGNSPHRSRKGLGHGKENVLNALEDRKPPGRSKTRIGIPSLNDISRSESKPHLIKHTTDQRQIESREDKSDAKRLNGKAQNKPQLLEEKRSMVVGERKDATQKSNQDYSGITNSKGRLLEVGSHSQKVKRKEKDVEMKPMVAEHHLEQSTSENQVPTGLLSPNSREPEG; encoded by the exons ATGGCAGGAGAGACTGAAGATGAGATCCCCG AAACTGGTGCTGTTTTTACTTTTGGAAAGAGTAAGTTTGCAGATAATGCAGCCAGCAAATTCTGGTTAAAAAATGACATACCTTTGAAAATATCCTGTGGAGATGAACATACAGCGCTGGTAACAG AAAATGGAAAGCTGTTTATGTTTGGCAGCAATAACTGGGGACAGCTGGGCCTTGGAACAAAGACCACTGTCAATAAACCCACTTGTGTGAAAG ATCTTAAATCAGAGAGGGTGaagattgtggcctgtggaagaACTCACACGCTTGTTTACACCT CCCATGGTAACCTGTACGCCTCTGGGGGGAATAATGAAGGACAGCTCGGCCTCGGTGACTGTGAAGACAGAACCTCCTTCCACCTGGTGGACTTCTTTAGCAAACATGAACCAATCAAAATGCTCGCTGCTGGTTCCAATATATCTGCTGCTCTCACAC ATGACGGCAGGCTCTATATGTGGGGCGATAACTCTGAGGGTCAGATTGGACTGGGAAAGGAGAGCAATGCGTTGACCCCTCGCGAGGTAGTGGGGAAACAAGTGTCCTGGGTTTCTTGTGGATATTATCATTCTGCTTTTGTCACCG TGGATGGGGCCTTGTTTACATTCGGAGAAAGGGACAGTGGGAAGCTGGGCTTGACTACAGAGAAGCTAGCCAATCACAGAGTGCCTCAACAGGTGACGGGCATCTCTGATAGGGTGGTTCAGGTGGCATGTGGAGGAGGTCACACGGTGGCATTTACAG AGCACGAGTTGTATTCGTTCGGACTGGGTCAGTTTGGCCAACTCGGTCACGGCACATTCATATTTGAGTCGAGGTTACCAAGAGTGGTGGAGCATTTTAGGAGGGGCAGAGTTAAACATGTGGAGTGTGGAGAGAATCACACAGCAGTTATAACTG ACAGTGACCTTCTTTACACATTCGGTGATGGACGCCATGGAAAACTTGGACTTGGAGAAGAGAACTTTACCAACCAGTTTATACCAACCCTGTGTCCAAGATTCCTGAACTACTTCATAAAGGCT GTTGCATGTGGTGGATGTCACATGCTTGTGTTGGCCAGGCCCAGGGATGAAGGCTCAGAAAATGTGATCCTGGAAGAGGACGATGTCACAGAAGACTACTTTGAGAAGTCAAACACAGAGCTAATGGTTGACACGCACAGTCAGACCACCCTAAATAGGAGTCTGTCTGCTAGGGTTAGGCGCAGAGAACGG GAACGTTCACCAGATCAGTTTGGACAGATGTTCCGAACTCTTCCAAACCTAAATGGCAATCAGCTGAACACATCTATACCTGCACCCAGCCAAACCTGGCACGGAAAGATCTCTCACAACGGCCTTCAGA TTCCTGGTAAGAGAGAGAGGTTACTCGATAACAGTGCAGACGATAATGAAAGTGTGAAAGATCTTGGAGAAACCACTGACTTGTTAAACCTG ACTCATGTAATGAAGATGGACCCCTGTGATAACAGCCTCACGTTGTCTCCAATGCAGAAG AAGAAGGTTAAGGTTGTGAAAGTGCATGGTAAGGAGATGGGAAAGCCAAGAGAAGACTCCACGCCTTATGACAAGAGGGCGGAGCTTACCCATCACAAAGCCCTCCCTACAGAGTTGCTTAGAAGCTCAAGTGGTAGCTCAGTAGTCGGGAACAGTCCTCACAGAAGCCGGAAAGGTTTGGGGCACGGCAAGGAGAATGTACTTAATGCTTTGGAGGACAGAAAACCACCTGGGCGAAGTAAGACAAGAATAGGTATTCCAAGTTTGAATGACATCAGCAGATCTGAATCCAAACCCCACCTCATCAAACACACTACAGATCAAAGACAAATAGAGTCGAGGGAAGATAAATCAGATGCTAAACGGTTAAATGGGAAAGCTCAGAATAAACCACAACTGCTTGAGGAGAAACGTTCAATGGTAGTTGGTGAAAGAAAGGATGCCACTCAAAAGTCAAACCAGGATTATTCTGGAATAACAAATTCCAAAGGACGTCTGCTGGAGGTCGGAAGTCATTCTCAAAAGgttaaaaggaaagaaaaagatgTGGAAATGAAACCAATGGTTGCTGAACATCATCTCGAACAGTCTACAAGTGAGAACCAAGTCCCCACAG